The DNA region tgtgtgcATTGCCTGTAATATGAAACATGCatagattattaaaaaaaaccttCTTCTGTCTATCAAACTGAGATGTGATTTTTACTTTTACGGATGGATTTTGTGGGCCAGGACAATGAAAAATGGTGCCTGCAGTTTGaagagaaacaaaaagggaaaaaagattaatcaaaatgtttaatgtgtaCACAGAACTTCGTAACTTCAAATGGATGGATGATAAATTGTTGCATGGTTGAGAAATATCTGTCTAAACTACTTTATCATTATTAGAGAAAAGCTGAAATATCTAAATAGTTATCTGACAACAAATTATGATgcgttattaaataataatttgtatccatattaaaaatgacatattGTTTATAACTATTAGCTAACacattgaaaatgtattacattcgCTTTGTATGCTGACACTTATGTGACTTGCTGTCCTATTTCACACTGGGTGACTTACCATTGTGCCAGCACGTGTACATGACTTGTACTACTAACATTATCCCAGAAAGCATCTGTTACCAAGTCCATTAACCTGTTccatttttagaccatttttagtttttattttacttttggaGTTGCACATGTTAGGTAAATACATGCCAGAAAAGGATATAGAAAATGTTAACTACCCTGGAATGCAAACGTTATAACCTGGTTTACACTGGAAAGCAATAAGATCAATATGACAAAAGCTCAGGGGTCAGTTCTCAGTATTCTCCTTAACCTGACTGAAGTGTGTGAGCAATCAACCTCGATGATTCAGTTGTATTCTGAAATGCATTTTGTGTGTAAAACAAGTATTTTACAACATTTGTTAAGTGAACTTTAGACCACTGATTTCTTATTTTAAGAACATGTAGAAATATTTAATTTCTGaaactacacaaataaataaatttaccagtttaaaatgtaatcaagattgtgaaacaaattattttactctTCCATTGGTAAGCTTGCTGAATCCATGATGTATTTAAAAGGCCAAAATGGACATGCCAGATCAATCAAAATATCCAATACTACTTAGCTCACAAAAGTAACATTTACAAAAAGTAAATTTGACAAGTTACAGGAGATCGCCTGGTAACCCTGTTGTTTTCCCCTTAATCCCCCTTATTAGTCAATTGCTTACACGCTGTAACCCATTATATTAGCCAAACATACAATTGAGGAAAAAATACTATTACTTCTACTACTGCaacctttattgtatttataacgTATAACCTATTTACAGGCCACGTGTGTTTTCAACATGCAGAGTGTATAATTGTTCTATAGTACTTTTGAGTGTAGGATTGTGAGTCACAGGTCTGAGATCAGTTTAGTTGATTCATGATAATGAAGGACATGGCATGTACCACTGACAGCAGGACACTACCTTCTGGACTTTACTGCTTTCATCAGAGCTctgcaatatatttatatacagtacagtgctgATACCTTCTCAACACAAAAGGAAGAGGATAAGAGAAAGCCtgaggtattttttatttatttttttaaacatgaatgcATACTGCAGTTATTTAGGATAATTTCAAGctaatcaaaaatgtaatcatatttGTATATACTTTTTCCTTTCAGACCCTATGCACAATCATGAAGGTCCTTGTAGTTTTTGTTACTGCAGCTTTCTCGGGTGAATATTAGTACATTTAAAGTTTCGAATTAAAGataacatttttgtgtttttataactGGAATAGAGGCCTGCttctacaaacaaaacaaaaaaacatcactggtcagaaaaaaaaaatgaacaagtgATTGTTTATTATGTCtgttaattatgtttattttcttttatttaatattttaattgtggTAAATCTAGTAGGTTGTCATGCCAGTACGATGTGGGAGCACCAAGCAGAGCCCAGTATGGACCTAGTGAAAAATGCATTCTGGAATTATGTTGCTCAGGCAACCCTGACAGCTGAGGAAACATTGCAGATGATCAGAAATTCTGAACTGGGACAAGAATTCAAGTAAGCATATAGTAAATGTAAACTTCTATATATAGTAGTTACTTATAGTAAAactataaagaaaacaaacatctaTCTCTGTTTCTCTTTAGTGACAGGATCTCTAAAAGTTCAGATGCCATAAACAAATACACGCTGGCCATTCATAGTCAAGTTACTCCTCTGACACAGGAGCTGCTTACCAAACTTTCCTATAAGGTAAATGAATTGAAACTGCGCCTGGAATTGTCAATGACATCTGTGAAGTCCCAGCTTAATCCTTATGTTGAGGAGGTTAAAGATGATATTCAGCAGCAGGTTGAGCATCTCAAGAAGTATTTGGCCCCTTATGCAGAAACCCTGAACTCTGAAGCCCTGAAATCTACACTGCTCAAGGGAGCTGAGGAGCTGAAGGCAAGTCTGGAGAAAAGATTAGAGGAGCTGGGCCTCCAAACCGAGGAGCTTAAGCAGAAACTGGACCAACACCTACAGGCCTTTCAGGTGAACATGGCTCCATTAGCCCAAAGCTTCCAGAGTGAGCTGGCCCAGAGAAGCAAGGAGATTCAGAAGAATCTTGCTCCCCATACAGAGGAGTGGATAAGCAAACTCGATCCATATGCCCAGGACCTGAAGGACCAACCAACAGCTCTCTGGGAGTCCTTTGCTTAGAACAATCAGTAATAAGTCTTTTATGGCTTTAGAGagtttttgaaaatttaaaaggaCACTTCACAACGTTTAGTGCCATGCCATAATATTATTACTATTGGCCTTGCTTTGGCTTGTTGGCCATGCAACACCGTTTACAGTTTCACCAAACAGTTAGTTATTTTTGTTGCTCATGTATGTTtgtcagaaaaaaacaatctACAAAAAAACAGTGTGTTTGATATGAATCTATATTTTCACTGATGTCACACTCGCTTATCTATGATATCAAATCCTATGGTCCCAGGCAAGATTTTAATGACTACTATGTTTGAGATGAGTGATTATTAATAAAAACAAGCCACAAATCGAGTGGATAAGAAGTGGTAATTAGAACTAAACCCAAGTcttttattaggggccaagccccTGTTGTGTTTGTTAGCTTTCTTCttctttattattaatatgattaattttTCTCTGCCATTGAAGACCATGGCAGCCCCTAGAACCATTCAgaggaaagttgtgaaatttggcacactgattgtAGTGGGCTGAgtaccctgccaggaacaacctgTATAGGCTGCATATGGTTAGGACTGGAGTGGGGTGGATTTAGGGCATGTGCTGCCTTCCAGGAACAAAcagaggcacctttgtacaacaGGCATAATTCtacctgaagaccttgattagctagTTCAGGTGTAtttgattagggttggagctgATCTCTTCAAGATGTGGCCCTCTTCAAATGGAATTGAATAGACCTGCTTAAAGTCGATTGTCTACAATGTTTAAACTCTCCTTGCAGAGTAAGAAAGTTTAGCAAGGCTAATCAGTTAGCATCATAAACAGAAGGTGGACAAAAACAGACTTTTTAGCCTCATATGGACCACTGCTATTAGAATGAGAGAGAAATTGTAATGCCAAACATACAAAGTATGCAGATAAGGAAGTCCCAACTTACTGGTAAAAGAGCaaatcacctttaagatacagacatcacctgtcagtcaactcgaaaaACGCATACGCATTTGCAGAACCAACCTTGAAAAATATCAGTCTTTAGTGTgacctgagctaaagaagcacaatttatgataccagtgttgtcagatgtttctgctgattttaaatgtttttgattgtaatcttgacagGCCATTTTGGAGATTCCAGTCCTTTCCAAAAGCTGTACTTTTATTccccatgtttacatagaaaatagctgcccagcttGTCCGGGGGCATTCCAAAGATTGCCGCCAGATTAATAGAAttaccttgaaagggactttgacaaAAACTGCAGGGTAAGGCTACCCTTCCCCCTGACCACCTTAGaggttataaataataataaccattaaaataaatatctttCCATCTGGAACCATACATTTAACAAAAGATTTTCAAACTGTAGGTACTACTAGACAAcattcacactccatacaaaaaaACCCAAGAagaataaattgtatattattgttatttacacagacgCCGGTATTcctattcataatttttttaatgaaggtAAGAGCAAGCATATTCCATATTCATAAATGCAAACTTGAATCAGCAATgtcattaatatttgttaattatttttattatttatttcagaaatgaagacaTTCTCCTTGCACATGCACACAGTGATTTGCCGCAGCCACTCAAGCAATGTATGATGAATTTGGCTGTAGCCACTGTAcggaaaaatataaaatacagcaCAAAGACTAAGTGATTTGCAATATGCtcacaatttaaattaaactgcTTGCATAtcttcaccaataatatgtaggcttttatatgtaaataattagtttaagaATCTTGGCCGCATTCGGCCACCAATAAATGTAGGACCagtgacaaatgatcagattagaaatctgattaaacattctccaccattaaacATGTAATGCAACAgtctcgttgtatctgctcacaatttatatgtgaggaatttagctcaagaagggaattatgattaatttgggGAATATTGAAAAAATTAAGGTTTACGTCTGATCACTCTGCGACCCACGCGGAGTTGATATGACgtatctgttaactctttagagtgatactattctcatggccactgaaaataatatcacaagtatgttgaaatattgtttgagCCCGGAGCGTAGATCTTAAGAATCAAGTGATGAGATTaactcaaaatataccacagtcaacttctctttgaatacaaacaaaaattTACTGACTAAACTACAAcataaactaaactaacacacggACGAAACATAAACACAGATTCATGAATGAGTTTTGACAGAATTAATGAAATGATCTGTAATAGGAAAACTTTATGGAGTCCTTACACCATGCCTTTAGAACCCTTAATACTTCATTTAGCACACCGTGATTTGAGATggggttactcaaattatattaaagtaaCACCAGGACTTTCAGTGAAAGTTTGGAGGTAGTACTTGCATTACGTTGTTTGGCATTGAAGTCCTTGATGTCCTTTGGCTTGGCCTGTGGAAGTATGTGTTTAGTTGGTCTTGAAGTTCTGAAGTAGTTGGATGGTCAGTTTTATAAGAATTTTGCAACTTCTACATTCTAGAGATTTCGCGGACTGAAGAGGACACCCGTGCGGTGCCTCGTGGTACCAAGAGAGGTTTTTCCCTTTGAAATTAACGTGGTGACAATATTCGAACTTGTCTGCTGGAACGGGAGAGACCCCAGAGCCGGGCCTTGGCCCTTTTCCTGAGGAGAAGAAACCTAAGAACTCGAAGAACTAACTGTTGTTTGAGGCGGGGTGTTTTGTGGAGTTGAGGTTGGCTGCACCCTAAAGGTGaattgagccaatcagaagtgttcaACTCTTTGTCCTCCCTCAAGGTGATTTATAGTTCTTTGTGTGAGGATTCCTTAAAATTCCCGCTCAAAAAAGTAAATGTTCTAATCATGCATTTTATATCTTATATACAACAGATTATAACGATAAAATGTATTCACCCATTGCTCTCCTCATGGAAAGACAAACATTCACATATCAGACACAATACATTTGCTTTGAAAAATAGTAAACCATTTCAACATGGATAATGCAAGATCAAAATTCATAATCACCAATttatcagttataaaagtgatttcAAGTCATCACACATATGTTAAAgtttacatcaggctataatcatttgtgtaagatgattttttactatcaaaaatAGACTGTGCATTGTGCAATGTGGAATGATTATATAATGGAGTCTTTTGATAGTGTTATAGTTCATActatatgtatatgcattgtgaaaatgtaaaattgtctTTTGAAGAGATAAGAAAAACTAAAGTTTGTGTCCAACTAAAAACAGTTAAACAGTTCAGATCCAGTGTGTGTCTGTTCAATCTCTCTATCTTGAACAATGAGTTTTAAGCATGTGATGGGTATAACGGCTGACTGTCATATGATGGTCATTCAGTATTTaattttaagtgtttgtgtgttctgaCTGAATGAACGGAACAAAGGAGCTTCTTTTGTTTTCTGGAAACCCCAGGTTTCCATGGTCACAGTTCTTTCTCTGGAATGCGCTTGCCAGTTGTGGGCGTTTAGGGTAAAGGTTGAGTTTTTCTAGACACCCTCCCTTGTTTTGTGATAGTTATAATGGCCAGATGCAGGTCAGCTCAGACTCCTTGGCACCAGTACGAATTTCTAGCTTCTTAATGCTTAGTAGAATTTCCTGGAATTATAGGCCATCttggtgtaattctgtctcaattCATCTTCATTTCCTTCAGCCTGGCTACTCAGATCCTACAGCACTGATCTAGAATCAACTTTTCCATTCTCACTTGTGTAGAAGTTTGGACTTGTGTTGAGGAAAGACAAGCAGTTACAAGC from Myxocyprinus asiaticus isolate MX2 ecotype Aquarium Trade chromosome 30, UBuf_Myxa_2, whole genome shotgun sequence includes:
- the LOC127421456 gene encoding apolipoprotein A-IV-like, producing MKVLVVFVTAAFSGCHASTMWEHQAEPSMDLVKNAFWNYVAQATLTAEETLQMIRNSELGQEFNDRISKSSDAINKYTLAIHSQVTPLTQELLTKLSYKVNELKLRLELSMTSVKSQLNPYVEEVKDDIQQQVEHLKKYLAPYAETLNSEALKSTLLKGAEELKASLEKRLEELGLQTEELKQKLDQHLQAFQVNMAPLAQSFQSELAQRSKEIQKNLAPHTEEWISKLDPYAQDLKDQPTALWESFA